One stretch of Amycolatopsis tolypomycina DNA includes these proteins:
- a CDS encoding TetR/AcrR family transcriptional regulator: MPSVTRPAGSRRQNRREELERRLFAATEELVAQGDGFTELSVERLAAAAGISRSTFYVHFEDKGDLVRRLATTVLAELREVSATWWATADPAGLTAAITAIVEVYRRRAAAFTIITETAAYDPTVAAEVRTLMQSIINATREAIERGQAAGVMRRVRPAETAALLTWMVERAGYQLVRTTDPAQDENVVEALTDIIRATLYTATP; the protein is encoded by the coding sequence CGGCCCGCGGGCAGCAGGCGGCAGAACCGCCGCGAAGAGCTGGAGCGGCGCCTGTTCGCGGCCACCGAGGAGCTCGTCGCCCAGGGCGACGGCTTCACCGAGCTGAGCGTGGAGCGCCTCGCCGCGGCGGCGGGCATCTCCCGGTCCACGTTCTACGTCCACTTCGAGGACAAGGGCGACCTGGTCCGCCGGCTCGCCACCACGGTGCTGGCCGAGCTCCGCGAGGTGTCGGCCACCTGGTGGGCGACGGCCGACCCGGCCGGCCTCACCGCGGCCATCACGGCGATCGTCGAGGTGTACCGCCGCCGCGCGGCGGCCTTCACGATCATCACCGAAACAGCGGCGTACGACCCGACGGTCGCGGCCGAGGTGCGCACGCTGATGCAGTCGATCATCAACGCCACCCGCGAGGCGATCGAGCGCGGCCAGGCGGCGGGCGTGATGCGCCGGGTCCGCCCGGCCGAGACCGCGGCGCTCCTCACCTGGATGGTCGAGCGCGCGGGCTACCAGCTGGTCCGCACCACGGACCCGGCCCAGGACGAGAACGTGGTGGAAGCACTGACCGACATCATCCGGGCGACGCTCTACACCGCGACCCCCTGA